A part of Chanos chanos chromosome 9, fChaCha1.1, whole genome shotgun sequence genomic DNA contains:
- the LOC115820509 gene encoding zinc finger protein 431 → MSSEFTIDIQLTELGFTSWDLPLCQPPSGKETSSPPPTESPASVSETTPTSESPSPRPNNDEDRGTVGCAHQYRTRPANSAQEKAVQIKQQRTLGKDSSSGAQVPRHSKIPVQAHSGSGKTCKTPQSQSSKHVTTIRNDFGIDIKTSVLQSSVATSHSSKAFATQNDEVQDEGSKEGRDGGNRQDDVEGRQESAGTEWNGTDELQKDGDESDDSEVSEEEDDDDEDDEDNDDEEDVVSSEMDASGEHRCYVCDVTFPSMFLLQEHMHVHNGVRPYCCAECNKQFCHLANYRAHLRTHAVSPAIRCLVCQASFDTEEHLQVHLENNHFEKEFYQCDFCKRIFTCIIQCELHVEKHKREAEHQCPKCRRHFRLRRSLRRHVKHRRCYLTYSCTDCGQSFGRKDALLRHSFTHLGLLPYTCVVCKCHFRLASLYRKHKCKPERIQCVACLGVFQSQNDFDKHKKDTGCWGYQGARPTGNRDEIRCMECGQAFNNPEELKKHAGTHQRVLKCAECGMGFRSKLMLMSHMGGHAGQRPCLCQDCGLGFPHQQAYDSHLKDCGTKPHPVAETQKKKAEDPLSSGDK, encoded by the exons ATGTCCTCAGAGTTCACTATTGATATTCAGTTAACTGAACTGGGATTCACAAGCTGGgacctccctctctgtcagccGCCCAGTGGAAAGGAGACATCCTCGCCTCCACCCACAGAGAGTCCCGCCTCCGTCAGTGAAACCACTCCTACATCAGAAAGCCCCTCCCCTCGCCCAAACAACGATGAGGACAGAGGAACGGTCGGTTGTGCTCATCAGTATCGCACCAGGCCTGCTAATTCAGCACAGGAAAAAGCTGTACAGATAAAGCAGCAGCGAACACTTGGAAAGGATTCCAGTTCTGGTGCTCAGGTACCCAGACATTCCAAAATTCCCGTTCAGGCTCATTCTGGAAGTGGTAAAACCTGTAAAACTCCTCAGTCTCAATCCAGCAAACATGTCACCACCATCAGAAATGACTTTGGTATTGACATAAAGACCTCCGTCCTCCAGTCTAGTGTCGCTACTTCTCACAGTTCAAAAGCGTTTGCAACACAGAACGATGAGGTACAAGATGAAGGGAGTAAAGAGGGGCGGGATGGAGGAAACCGGCAGGATGATGTTGAGGGGCGACAGGAAAGCGCAGGTACGGAATGGAACGGCACGGATGAGCTGCAAAAAGATGGGGACGAATCCGACGACAGTGAAGTTTCGGAGGAAGAGGACGATGATGATGAGGACGACGAAGATAATGATGACGAGGAAGATGTTGTTTCCTCAG aAATGGACGCATCTGGAGAGCATCGTTGCTACGTCTGTGATGTCACCTTTCCCTCAATGTTTCTGCTCCAAgaacacatgcacgtgcacaacGGGGTGCGCCCGTACTGCTGCGCTGAATGCAACAAGCAGTTCTGCCATCTCGCCAACTACCGAGCGCACCTGCGCACCCATGCTGTATCACCTGCCATACGCTGCCTGGTTTGCCAGGCAAGCTTTGATACGGAGGAGCACTTGCAGGTCCACCTGGAGAACAACCACTTCGAAAAAGAGTTCTACCAGTGTGACTTTTGCAAACGAATCTTCACTTGCATAATACAGTGCGAGCTGCATGTGGAGAAGCACAAACGAGAAGCGGAGCACCAGTGCCCAAAGTGCCGCCGCCATTTCCGCCTGAGGCGGTCCCTGCGACGGCACGTGAAGCACCGGAGGTGCTACCTCACTTACTCTTGCACGGACTGCGGCCAGAGCTTCGGCAGGAAGGACGCCCTTCTGCGACACAGCTTCACCCACCTGGGTCTGCTTCCGTACACCTGTGTCGTCTGCAAGTGCCACTTTCGCTTGGCGTCGCTCTACCGCAAGCACAAGTGCAAGCCCGAGCGCATCCAGTGCGTCGCTTGCCTGGGTGTCTTCCAGAGTCAAAATGACTTCGACAAACATAAAAAGGACACGGGTTGCTGGGGTTACCAGGGCGCTCGGCCAACGGGCAACAGAGACGAAATTCGGTGCATGGAGTGCGGTCAGGCCTTCAACAACCCggaggagctgaagaagcaTGCCGGGACCCACCAGAGAGTGCTGAAGTGTGCTGAATGCGGGATGGGGTTTCGCTCGAAGCTGATGCTGATGTCGCACATGGGCGGCCATGCGGGCCAGCGTCCGTGCCTCTGTCAGGACTGCGGACTGGGCTTCCCACATCAGCAGGCTTACGATAGTCACCTCAAGGACTGTGGTACTAAGCCCCATCCAGTG gctgaaacacagaaaaaaaaagcagaagaccCGCTCAGCTCAGGTGACAAATAA